From the genome of Capsicum annuum cultivar UCD-10X-F1 chromosome 4, UCD10Xv1.1, whole genome shotgun sequence:
CTAAATTTTTTCACCTGATCTGCAATGattttagttatttatatttgcttTAGTTATGATGATGGGCCTCGTTATGCGTGTTATGTGTGTCCCTTAGTTGGTGCAGGTGATGGAATCTTCTGGAATTAATACTAGTCGTCAGCCAGAGAGTGGTCATTTTTAGGCCTTCGAGTATTATGAACCATATCTTGAGGAAGAACCGGCAGAGCAGGTCAAACCACTAGAAGAATACTATAGGAAACAGAGAAAGTTCTTTTCTTTGCCTACTTCATTTCCTCCCCCCAGTACTCCTTAATGGTGTAGCTAAGTTCTGTTGCTTCTCTTGTATGACCATTATTTGAGCTTTTTATTGGACGGATCGTGCTATACCATCTATACCACCAGGGAGCAATGACATGTTAGAGTCCATATAATATCTTACATTTgaggagaaaaaaataagtgaaagatgTAATCCAAAATGAACACTACAGAGTGAGTTATGGAGAACCCTGAAAGTTAGTTTGTCTCCAAATACCTCCTGCAGGCACCTTCGTGGTGTTGTAAAATCCTTCAATTTCTGCTACCTCTATATTAGTTGGAAAATGATCATCTCTCTAAGTAGGTGATCAGAAATGCAATTATTTTGCTCAAGATATTTGCGTTCTTCTCTTTATGGATCTTTTTTTAAAGTACCTACAAAACTTAGTGCTAATTGAATATGGTAAGTACAAGGTATGGATTATTCAATACTTCGAGAGTTTCGAGGAAAGGTTACTAATAATTGGGTGATAATTGAACGTTTGATTTGCTGTTTCCTAGATTAAGTTATCATATTTGgcttttttttttgctatttttataGACTAATATGTTGGATTCATTCTTTTCTCAAACATCTTCAGAGAGCAATTTGGTGAAAGAAGAATGGTGTTAGTTTCTGGAGGAAGGTCAACACAGGATCCAAATGCACCTCTGTTCATCCCATCTTATGTATGACAAATGGAGGACTTTTCACTtgaatggtggaatttggtaaCAACCGCAACATAGTTCCGTGACTACTGGACGAGCCAGCATCAGGATGAGGAAATTAGTGATGATTATTTTGGGTTCGCTAGAAATGATGTTGCTGATTTGCTTCCCGAAAATATTGATGTTGATGTCAATGAGGATATTATGAACATGGATCTCAATTTGAAGAAATTCTTCAATCATCTGCAAGTGAGGAACACAAAATTAAGTTGTCACTCTCTGGTGTCAATGTTATGTTTCAATTTGGTGTACAACAAGTTCCGTAGTCCATGATACTTGTGTCGTTGATCCTGACTATTATTTTGTACCATGATACCTACTAAATTGTATTCTCTTTCTTGACGACAGTCTTACCCAAGGGTTCTGAGGTACTCGTAAGGACACTAAGCATGCCAAAGCCAAAATCTCCTATCAAGCCTCCAAAGTACTACGAAAAGCCAGCAAAGATCGTTAGCCCAAAGAACAGCCTTATATAGTCAGTCCATTGAGTATTTGTAGAACACAAGGACGCTGAACCACATCACAAAGATATTCCTGTTCTCATTCGATTGGACCATACGAAACACTTAGTTCTTTCGAGACTGCCCAATTTTTTATCAGAGGAAGAAGGCCCAGAAAGTCATGGATGAAGCTAAAAATCAATTAGATCAGTGGAATTTCTGAATTCCACAATGAAAGTCTTTATTTTTTCCAGGCCAATGTGTCATTTAGCTAGGTATCGTAATTTTCATGTTTATAATATGAACAGTACAGAAAGTTTGGAAATGGAACCGAACAACCTAGACTACTATGTATGATGAAAAGGTAGCAAATGCCTTTCCTCAAATCAAAGATCCACTAATATTCATGAAAATCGTATTCCAGGATGAGTTTAAACTTCAAATCATTAGCAAGATTGGAATCTTAACAAACTTATGTAGCTTCCAGATATTATTGGTTAGTGTAAACGAGATTAGACAGATGACTATAGTCTAAGGGACCAATTGATGTTCAAAACCCACTTTTCACAATGAAAGGAGACCTTAAACAATAATATTGTGAAAGTTTTTTAGCATTGTGCAATCTGCAGGAATTGCAGCGGCAAAGAAAATTCCATCAACTTGAGGGACAGAATAGAGAAATTATATTGGACCAGCTACCTTGGTCCATTGAAGAGCCTGTCAATCCTATATTAATTACATCTCAGCTCCACTTCTCTATATGGGTTGATATATCAATAGTGGATGAGTTAATGTAGCCACTGGAGGATGAGGCAATGCTATCAGGTTACAGTTACAGAGAAGAATGGATCCCAGCTATGGTCACTTCACTATCGAGGAAAAACCTGATGTTACATATAATGATGTAGGAGGATGTATGAAGCAAATTGAGAAGATGCGAGAGGTGCTGATGAGTGCTCATTCGTCTGTTGTGTTTCAGATTTTCTTTTTCCCCTTTGGTTGGTTGACAAATTAGGTTGTGCTCATTTTCTTGCTCAATTTTTTTTCCCTTTGGTTGGTTGACAAATTAGGTTGTGCTCTTTTTCTTGCTCAATTTGTCAAACTTGGAATTGATCCCCCTCCCCCTTAGGGTGTTCTCTGCAATGGTCCTCTGGTACTGGGAAAATATTTCTTTCCAAAGCAGTTGCAAATTATACAGATGCATGTTTCATTCGTGTTATTGGTAGTGAGCTTGTTCATAAATATGTTAGTGAGGGGGCTAGAATGGTTCATGAACTGTTCCAGGTTAGATCTTTTTTCGGCCTCTGTCAATCCCCAGAACACATTATTTTCATCATAGTAGTAAAATATGGATCTTATTTTACAGGAGCAAGAATCAGTGTGTTATTCCCGACCATTCTGCAAATTCCTCACTTCTGGATAAAACGTGATTTGATTAGAAATTTTTTGGAGTACTTTGACTTGTCATTAGTGTTGCAAGATAGACTGATGACTGACATTGGGCAGATTTATTTGCTGCTGCTGGAAGATCGACTGAGTATGTAAAAGAATTATTCTTTAACTTGTACGATACTACTGAATGAATTTTAACAAATGAGCAACTTTGATCTATAGCAAAAGCCTATTAGTTAGATCATAGATGTTAGAAACTTAATTCTGCTTGTGTCCAAGTCCATTATTAGCTAATTAGTCTCTATGTTTAGGATATTTGAGGAATGCTTTCAAAGGAGATGGTATCGGACTGTCGCTTGCTACATACTAGTAAGAGTTATAACCTTACAAactttcagttttaaatttctgTCTGTAATTTTCATCTTGTCTTTGGCTACAAATTTTATATCTTCTctaagtttttctttctttaggaGGG
Proteins encoded in this window:
- the LOC107868737 gene encoding 26S proteasome regulatory subunit 7-like; translation: MDPSYGHFTIEEKPDVTYNDVGGCMKQIEKMREVLMSAHSSVVFQIFFFPFGCSLQWSSGTGKIFLSKAVANYTDACFIRVIGSELVHKYVSEGARMVHELFQPSVDIKTVLSHMMNRFSNYTALSAEVLPEFFRVEVFAKLNSAIGKVMGTSRINTVVS